A genomic window from Pseudonocardia broussonetiae includes:
- the lpdA gene encoding dihydrolipoyl dehydrogenase, whose amino-acid sequence MPDYDLVVLGGGPGGYAAALYAASAGLTVALVEKEKVGGTCLHRGCIPAKALLHAAEVFRTVSHAAEHGVRVSGPPEPDWPAANKRKAGIVNQLHKGLSGLLKRRKVTVVDGFGRLTADGAVSVDGQVLQGRAVILCTGSVPRSIPGMEVDGSSIVTSDHSTNSSDDRLPERVAVIGGGVIGAEFASVYTDLGVRTTLLEALPHGVLPIGPDRDCADVLARSLTKRGTSIHAEARVGSLEHTSNGIVVPYETPRGSDKLEVDQVLVSIGRRPVTEGIGAEEAGVRVDERGFVEVDTATMQTSRPGVYAIGDCVGTPGLAHVAYAEAVVAVEHVLGEDPPPVDYAKVPWVVYTHPEVAWSGMSEAEARSAGFEVEVHKHAMAGNGRAMILGETDGLVKVVAQRGGPVLGFHMVGPWASELLHEGYLAVNWEALPDDVGRLVHAHPSLSEAIGETMITFSGRSLHG is encoded by the coding sequence GTGCCTGACTACGACCTCGTCGTCCTCGGCGGCGGCCCGGGCGGGTACGCCGCCGCGCTGTACGCCGCGTCGGCCGGGCTCACCGTCGCCCTGGTCGAGAAGGAGAAGGTCGGCGGGACGTGCCTGCACCGGGGCTGCATCCCGGCGAAGGCGCTGCTGCACGCGGCCGAGGTGTTCCGCACGGTGTCGCACGCGGCGGAGCACGGCGTGCGGGTGAGCGGCCCGCCCGAGCCCGACTGGCCCGCCGCGAACAAGCGCAAGGCCGGCATCGTCAACCAGCTCCACAAGGGACTGTCCGGCCTGCTCAAGCGCCGCAAGGTCACCGTGGTCGACGGGTTCGGACGCCTGACGGCCGACGGAGCGGTGTCGGTGGACGGCCAGGTGCTGCAGGGCCGGGCGGTGATCCTCTGCACCGGCTCGGTGCCGCGGTCCATCCCGGGCATGGAGGTGGACGGCTCGTCGATCGTCACGTCGGACCACTCCACGAACAGCTCCGACGACCGGCTGCCCGAGCGCGTCGCGGTGATCGGTGGCGGCGTGATCGGGGCGGAGTTCGCCTCGGTCTACACCGACCTCGGCGTGCGGACCACGCTCCTCGAGGCGCTGCCGCACGGCGTGCTGCCGATCGGGCCCGACCGCGACTGCGCCGACGTGCTCGCCCGCTCGCTGACCAAGCGCGGGACGTCGATCCACGCCGAGGCCCGCGTCGGCTCGCTGGAGCACACGTCGAACGGGATCGTGGTCCCCTACGAGACACCGCGGGGGTCCGACAAGCTCGAGGTGGACCAGGTGCTCGTGTCCATCGGTCGCCGTCCGGTGACCGAGGGGATCGGGGCGGAGGAGGCCGGGGTCCGCGTCGACGAGCGCGGGTTCGTCGAGGTCGACACGGCCACGATGCAGACCTCGCGCCCGGGCGTCTACGCGATCGGCGACTGCGTCGGCACCCCGGGCCTCGCCCACGTCGCCTACGCCGAGGCCGTCGTCGCGGTCGAGCACGTCCTCGGCGAGGACCCGCCGCCCGTCGACTACGCGAAGGTGCCGTGGGTGGTCTACACCCACCCCGAGGTGGCGTGGTCGGGCATGAGCGAGGCCGAGGCGCGCTCCGCGGGCTTCGAGGTCGAGGTGCACAAGCACGCGATGGCCGGCAACGGCCGGGCCATGATCCTGGGCGAGACCGACGGGCTGGTGAAGGTGGTCGCGCAGCGCGGCGGTCCGGTCCTCGGCTTCCACATGGTCGGTCCCTGGGCCAGCGAGCTGCTCCACGAGGGCTACCTGGCCGTCAACTGGGAGGCGCTGCCGGACGACGTCGGTCGCCTGGTCCACGCGCATCCGAGCCTCTCCGAGGCCATCGGCGAAACCATGATCACCTTCTCCGGCCGTTCCCTGCACGGCTGA
- a CDS encoding alpha-ketoacid dehydrogenase subunit beta — protein MPTDTGNATYLDAVGLALDSEMDRDPDVFIIGEDVGQFGGAFKVTKGFLDKFGPRRVVDTPIAETGFTGLAAGAALVGLRPVVEFQFADFISCAFDPIVNVLARHHWRTGDPMPVTMRAPFGGRLRAGPTHSQSVESYFAHVPGLKIVMPGTPQDAAGLLISSIRDDNPTLYLENKYLYRRLKADGPISLDPIPLGVAKVVRQGRDITLVTYSAGVHQGLEIAEELDKDGISVEVVDVRTLVPLDVETIVKSVRKTSRAVVLHEAAKRLGYGAEIAATIQEECFWHLDQPVVRIAAKNTPTPTSPPLEDAVIPQPAEIAETLRKVARA, from the coding sequence ATGCCGACTGACACAGGGAACGCCACCTACCTCGACGCGGTGGGGCTGGCGCTCGACTCCGAGATGGACCGCGACCCGGACGTCTTCATCATCGGCGAGGACGTCGGCCAGTTCGGCGGCGCGTTCAAGGTGACGAAGGGCTTCCTCGACAAGTTCGGCCCGCGCCGCGTGGTGGACACCCCGATCGCGGAGACCGGGTTCACCGGCCTCGCCGCGGGCGCGGCGCTGGTGGGCCTGCGCCCGGTCGTGGAGTTCCAGTTCGCGGACTTCATCTCCTGCGCCTTCGACCCGATCGTCAACGTGCTCGCGCGCCACCACTGGCGCACCGGCGACCCGATGCCGGTGACGATGCGGGCGCCGTTCGGCGGGCGGCTGCGGGCCGGGCCCACGCACAGCCAGAGCGTGGAGAGCTACTTCGCGCACGTGCCCGGCCTGAAGATCGTCATGCCCGGTACGCCGCAGGACGCGGCCGGCCTGCTGATCAGCTCGATCCGCGACGACAACCCCACGCTGTACCTGGAGAACAAGTACCTCTACCGGCGCCTCAAGGCCGACGGCCCCATCTCGCTCGACCCGATCCCGCTCGGCGTGGCCAAGGTCGTCCGGCAGGGCCGCGACATCACGCTGGTGACGTACTCGGCCGGCGTGCACCAGGGGTTGGAGATCGCCGAGGAGCTGGACAAGGACGGCATCTCGGTCGAGGTCGTCGACGTGCGGACGCTCGTGCCGCTCGACGTCGAGACGATCGTCAAGTCGGTGCGCAAGACCTCGCGGGCGGTGGTCCTGCACGAAGCGGCGAAGCGCCTCGGCTACGGCGCGGAGATCGCCGCGACGATCCAGGAGGAGTGCTTCTGGCACCTCGACCAGCCGGTGGTGCGGATCGCGGCGAAGAACACCCCGACGCCGACCAGCCCGCCACTGGAGGACGCGGTCATCCCGCAGCCCGCGGAGATCGCCGAGACCCTGCGGAAGGTGGCCCGTGCCTGA
- a CDS encoding thiamine pyrophosphate-dependent dehydrogenase E1 component subunit alpha produces MATRTSSRNRRKAAPAVGDRDPDLLRRIHRFMVLTRAVEDRMVAMYKGGDLLGSLYTGHWHEAISVGAASALRPDDYLAPIHRDLGAHLWRGMEPWQVMASFMGKATSPTGGRDGTLHYGRLDLNIYNLPSHIPANFPVATGMAFAAKYRGEDRVCLAFCGDGSTSRADFHEALTLASVQKLPNVFFVENNQYAYSTPLRLTSASESFAAKAAAYGMPGVKVDGTDALAVHDATAEAVARARAGEGPSLIEGVTMRMHGHAEHDPADYVLKELYEEYAKKDPVELFENVLLEAGVLDDAAAKQVREDARQYAIAARRKALADPMPDPADIEDGVYAD; encoded by the coding sequence ATGGCCACCCGCACGAGCTCGCGCAACCGGCGGAAGGCGGCGCCCGCGGTGGGCGACCGCGACCCCGACCTGCTGCGCCGCATCCACCGCTTCATGGTCCTGACCCGCGCCGTCGAGGACCGGATGGTCGCGATGTACAAGGGCGGCGACCTGCTCGGCTCCCTCTACACCGGGCACTGGCACGAGGCGATCAGCGTGGGCGCGGCCTCGGCGCTGCGGCCCGACGACTACCTCGCACCCATCCACCGCGACCTCGGGGCGCACCTGTGGCGCGGGATGGAGCCCTGGCAGGTCATGGCCAGCTTCATGGGCAAGGCCACCTCGCCGACCGGTGGACGCGACGGCACCCTGCACTACGGCCGGCTCGACCTCAACATCTACAACCTGCCCAGCCACATCCCGGCCAACTTCCCGGTGGCCACCGGCATGGCCTTCGCCGCGAAGTACCGCGGGGAGGACCGCGTGTGCCTGGCGTTCTGCGGTGACGGGTCGACCTCGCGGGCCGACTTCCACGAGGCGCTCACGCTCGCCTCGGTGCAGAAGCTGCCCAACGTGTTCTTCGTCGAGAACAACCAGTACGCCTACTCGACGCCGCTGCGGCTGACGTCGGCGTCGGAGAGCTTCGCGGCCAAGGCGGCCGCGTACGGGATGCCCGGCGTCAAGGTGGACGGCACCGACGCGCTGGCCGTGCACGACGCCACCGCGGAGGCCGTCGCCCGGGCCAGGGCGGGGGAGGGCCCGTCGCTGATCGAGGGCGTGACGATGCGCATGCACGGTCACGCCGAGCACGACCCGGCGGACTACGTCCTCAAGGAGCTCTACGAGGAGTACGCGAAGAAGGACCCGGTCGAGCTGTTCGAGAACGTGCTCCTCGAGGCGGGCGTGCTCGACGACGCCGCGGCGAAGCAGGTCCGCGAGGACGCCCGCCAGTACGCCATCGCCGCGCGGCGCAAGGCGCTCGCCGACCCCATGCCCGACCCCGCCGACATCGAGGACGGCGTCTATGCCGACTGA
- a CDS encoding alpha/beta fold hydrolase produces MSTTENPAIGESAAANGIRTNYLEGGKGDEHVVLVHGSGPGVTSYANWRLVIPALAEDFHCVAPDMVGFGYSDRPEGVNYSLDTWADQTLGLMDTLGLDKAHLIGNSFGGGIALRLATRHPDRVGKLVLMGSMGVPFPITEGLDQVWGYDGTLEGMRRVLDYFAYSRELVNEELAQVRYEGANQPGFQEAFSSMFPAPRQRWVEAMTVPEEQIRSLPHRTLIVHGREDNVIPLQNSYRLLELLDNADLAVFSHCGHWSMIERTADFNRLVRDFFLGD; encoded by the coding sequence ATGAGCACCACGGAGAACCCGGCCATCGGCGAGAGCGCCGCGGCCAACGGGATCCGCACCAACTACCTGGAGGGCGGCAAGGGCGACGAGCACGTCGTGCTCGTGCACGGCTCGGGGCCGGGGGTCACGTCCTACGCGAACTGGCGGCTGGTGATCCCCGCCCTGGCCGAGGACTTCCACTGCGTCGCCCCCGACATGGTCGGCTTCGGCTACTCCGACCGCCCCGAGGGCGTCAACTACAGCCTCGACACCTGGGCCGACCAGACCCTCGGGCTGATGGACACCCTGGGCCTCGACAAGGCGCACCTCATCGGCAACAGCTTCGGCGGCGGCATCGCGCTGCGGCTGGCGACCCGGCACCCCGACCGCGTCGGCAAGCTGGTGCTGATGGGCAGCATGGGCGTGCCGTTCCCGATCACCGAGGGCCTCGACCAGGTCTGGGGCTACGACGGGACGCTCGAGGGCATGCGCAGGGTCCTGGACTACTTCGCCTACTCCCGCGAGCTGGTGAACGAGGAGCTCGCGCAGGTGCGCTACGAGGGCGCCAACCAGCCCGGCTTCCAGGAGGCCTTCTCGTCGATGTTCCCCGCGCCGCGCCAGCGGTGGGTGGAGGCGATGACGGTGCCGGAGGAGCAGATCCGGTCGCTCCCGCACCGCACGCTGATCGTGCACGGGCGCGAGGACAACGTCATCCCGCTGCAGAACTCCTACCGGCTCCTGGAGCTGCTCGACAACGCCGACCTCGCCGTGTTCAGCCACTGCGGGCACTGGTCGATGATCGAGCGCACGGCCGACTTCAACCGCCTCGTCCGCGACTTCTTCCTGGGCGACTGA
- a CDS encoding MaoC family dehydratase, whose product MGGPITLQGLPGLQEQVDQEIGASSWRTVEQEHIDLFAKLTGDEQWIHTDPERARGGPFGATVQHGFLTLGLATGLLWEVCTVDGFGVVLNYGLNRVRFPAPLRVGSAIRMHVRVADVKELAGDGAEVVYRLTYEVRGEAKPCCVADLVFRYYA is encoded by the coding sequence ATGGGCGGACCGATCACCCTGCAGGGCCTTCCCGGCCTGCAGGAGCAGGTGGACCAGGAGATCGGCGCCAGCAGCTGGCGGACCGTCGAGCAGGAGCACATCGACCTGTTCGCGAAGCTCACCGGCGACGAGCAGTGGATCCACACCGATCCCGAGCGGGCCCGCGGCGGCCCGTTCGGCGCCACCGTGCAGCACGGCTTCCTCACCCTCGGCCTGGCCACCGGCCTGCTGTGGGAGGTCTGCACCGTCGACGGCTTCGGCGTCGTCCTGAACTACGGGCTCAACAGGGTCCGGTTCCCCGCACCGCTCCGCGTCGGGAGCGCGATCCGGATGCACGTGCGGGTCGCGGACGTGAAGGAGCTCGCCGGCGACGGTGCCGAGGTCGTCTACCGCCTCACCTACGAGGTCCGGGGTGAGGCCAAGCCGTGCTGCGTGGCCGATCTGGTCTTCCGCTACTACGCCTGA
- a CDS encoding IclR family transcriptional regulator — MAGGSTRWQGRSVISKAVALLDAFGPSTPELSLGDLARITGLPVSTTYRLATELVEWGGLERAGSGTGYRIGVRLWELGVLAPRGATLREVALPHMQDLYQATRENVHLAVLDGREALYLDTIAGRGAVPVRSRRGGRLPLHATGVGKVLLAHAPESLLHEILDAGLRRYTAHTVVAPGHLRRALAETRRTGIAYAREEMSLGSQSVASPVTGSDGTVVAALAVVLRSGRGDLRRLGPAVRTAAIAASRSLQERERLAGPLAVRHSR; from the coding sequence ATGGCGGGCGGAAGCACCCGGTGGCAGGGGCGGTCGGTGATCAGCAAGGCCGTCGCACTGCTCGACGCGTTCGGCCCGTCGACGCCGGAGCTGTCCCTAGGGGACCTCGCCCGCATCACCGGGCTGCCCGTGTCGACGACCTACCGGCTGGCCACCGAGCTGGTCGAGTGGGGCGGGCTCGAGCGGGCCGGCAGCGGCACCGGCTACCGCATCGGCGTGCGCCTCTGGGAGCTCGGCGTCCTGGCGCCGCGCGGCGCGACCCTGCGCGAGGTCGCGCTGCCCCACATGCAGGACCTCTACCAGGCCACCAGGGAGAACGTGCACCTGGCGGTCCTCGACGGCCGCGAGGCGCTCTACCTGGACACGATCGCCGGGCGGGGCGCCGTCCCCGTCCGCTCCCGGCGCGGCGGTCGGTTGCCCCTGCACGCCACCGGGGTGGGCAAGGTGCTCCTCGCCCACGCGCCCGAGTCGCTGCTCCACGAGATCCTCGACGCCGGCCTGCGCCGCTACACGGCCCACACGGTGGTGGCACCGGGACACCTGCGCCGCGCGCTCGCCGAGACCCGGCGGACCGGGATCGCCTACGCCCGCGAGGAGATGAGCCTGGGGTCCCAGTCCGTCGCCTCCCCCGTCACCGGCTCCGACGGGACGGTCGTCGCCGCGCTCGCCGTCGTCCTGCGGTCCGGGCGCGGGGACCTGCGACGGCTCGGGCCGGCGGTGCGCACCGCCGCCATCGCGGCGTCGCGGTCCCTGCAGGAGCGGGAGCGCCTCGCCGGCCCGCTCGCCGTCCGGCACTCCCGCTGA
- a CDS encoding MBL fold metallo-hydrolase, translated as MISRIALPIGVNAVESVNCYVLPDGDRVTIVDCGVWRPDLADGGLGALEAGLEGAGYALRDVSRIVVTHAHIDHYGLAGRLMEVTGAQLVMHTMTDLDCEKYRHPDTARARRRDTYADHGVSETERTDLADHLTRWLPYLHSVVEASQRLRGGEELVIGGDRWEVIHTPGHSLGHVCLFSASTRVLLSGDHLLPGITPPVTFERGFDADPLRSYLDSLRAVADRRPDLVQPGHGRPFGDAVDRIEAIVRNKLRRLEKVRRAVEERPSTVTELADLLVAKAILAHQRQLAISETLSHIAYLRWSGAVERRTRGDGVYEWYATGARSGSPMR; from the coding sequence ATGATCAGCCGGATCGCGCTCCCCATCGGCGTCAACGCCGTGGAGAGCGTCAACTGCTACGTGCTCCCCGACGGCGACCGCGTGACGATCGTCGACTGCGGCGTCTGGCGCCCGGACCTCGCCGACGGCGGGCTCGGGGCGCTGGAGGCGGGCCTGGAGGGCGCCGGGTACGCGCTGCGTGACGTCTCCCGCATCGTCGTCACGCACGCCCACATCGACCACTACGGGCTGGCCGGGCGGCTGATGGAGGTCACCGGCGCCCAGCTGGTCATGCACACGATGACGGACCTGGACTGCGAGAAGTACCGGCACCCCGACACGGCACGGGCGCGGCGCCGCGACACCTACGCCGACCACGGCGTGTCGGAGACCGAGCGCACCGACCTCGCCGACCACCTCACCCGGTGGCTGCCCTACCTGCACTCGGTGGTGGAGGCGTCGCAGCGGCTGCGCGGCGGCGAGGAGCTGGTGATCGGCGGGGACCGCTGGGAGGTGATCCACACGCCGGGCCACTCGCTCGGGCACGTCTGCCTGTTCTCCGCCTCCACCCGCGTGCTGCTCTCCGGCGACCACCTGCTGCCCGGCATCACCCCGCCGGTGACGTTCGAGCGGGGCTTCGACGCCGACCCGCTGCGCAGCTACCTCGACTCGCTGCGCGCCGTCGCGGATCGGCGGCCCGACCTCGTGCAGCCCGGGCACGGGCGCCCGTTCGGCGACGCGGTGGACCGGATCGAGGCCATCGTGCGCAACAAGCTGCGGCGCCTGGAGAAGGTGCGCCGGGCCGTCGAGGAGCGGCCGAGCACGGTCACCGAGCTGGCCGACCTGCTCGTGGCCAAGGCGATCCTCGCCCACCAGCGCCAGCTCGCGATCTCCGAGACGCTGTCGCACATCGCCTACCTGCGCTGGTCGGGCGCGGTCGAGCGGCGCACCCGCGGGGACGGGGTGTACGAGTGGTACGCCACCGGTGCCCGCAGCGGGAGCCCGATGCGGTAG
- a CDS encoding dodecin family protein, giving the protein MSVQKAVDLIGTGDTIQDAVTEALDRARLSLEGITSFEVQRVSGTVDGSATAYRVELRVWFTLLERMHG; this is encoded by the coding sequence GTGAGCGTGCAGAAGGCGGTCGACCTGATCGGTACGGGCGACACGATCCAGGACGCCGTGACCGAGGCGCTGGACCGCGCGCGCCTGTCCCTGGAGGGCATCACGTCGTTCGAGGTGCAGCGGGTCTCCGGCACCGTCGACGGCTCCGCGACGGCCTACCGCGTGGAGCTGCGGGTGTGGTTCACGCTGCTCGAGCGCATGCACGGATGA
- a CDS encoding cytochrome d ubiquinol oxidase subunit II, whose protein sequence is MTLPEVVLGVMFVGLIAYGLFGGADFGAGVWDLLAGGTRRGRRQRELIEHSIGPVWEANHVWLIFVLVVLWTAFSGAFVAITTTLYVPMTLAAFGMIARGAAFAFRKSVTTLPLRRFLGASFALSSLVTPYFLGATVGGVASGRVPPGIAAGDVVTSWVNPTSTLGGVLAVLVCSYLAAVFLCGDARRDGHDDLASQFRARALVTAAVTGLVGLAGLFVLRADAPLLFDGLVGRALPVVVVSVLAGGAAIVLLLRRSYVPARIASSVAVATILVGWAVAQYPYVLPPALTIGDAARGEATLTAMLVSLVLGSLVLVPSLVYLYVLFQRPSSVGDPAGPGPLPSSGNGGPVARSGPMMGS, encoded by the coding sequence GTGACGCTGCCCGAGGTCGTGCTCGGCGTGATGTTCGTCGGGCTGATCGCCTACGGCCTGTTCGGCGGGGCCGACTTCGGCGCGGGGGTCTGGGACCTGCTGGCCGGCGGCACCCGGCGCGGCAGGCGGCAGCGCGAGCTGATCGAGCACTCGATCGGGCCGGTCTGGGAGGCGAACCACGTCTGGCTGATCTTCGTGCTCGTCGTCCTGTGGACGGCGTTCTCCGGCGCGTTCGTCGCGATCACCACGACGCTCTACGTCCCGATGACGCTCGCCGCGTTCGGGATGATCGCCCGCGGTGCCGCGTTCGCGTTCCGCAAGAGCGTCACCACCCTCCCCCTGCGCCGCTTCCTCGGCGCGTCCTTCGCGCTGTCGTCCCTGGTCACCCCGTACTTCCTCGGCGCGACCGTGGGCGGGGTGGCGTCCGGGCGGGTGCCCCCGGGGATCGCCGCCGGCGACGTGGTCACCAGCTGGGTCAACCCGACCTCGACGCTGGGCGGGGTCCTCGCGGTGCTGGTGTGCAGCTACCTCGCCGCGGTGTTCCTCTGCGGCGACGCCCGCCGCGACGGCCACGACGACCTGGCGTCGCAGTTCCGCGCCCGTGCGCTGGTCACCGCCGCCGTGACGGGGCTCGTGGGACTCGCCGGGCTGTTCGTCCTGCGGGCCGACGCGCCCCTGCTGTTCGACGGTCTCGTCGGGCGCGCGCTGCCCGTCGTCGTCGTCTCGGTGCTCGCCGGCGGCGCGGCGATCGTGCTCCTGCTGCGGCGCAGCTACGTCCCGGCGCGGATCGCCTCCTCGGTGGCGGTCGCGACGATCCTCGTCGGGTGGGCCGTGGCGCAGTACCCGTACGTGCTGCCGCCCGCGCTCACGATCGGCGACGCGGCCCGCGGCGAGGCCACGTTGACGGCGATGCTCGTGTCGCTCGTCCTCGGGTCGCTGGTGCTGGTCCCGTCGCTGGTCTACCTCTACGTGCTGTTCCAGCGCCCCTCGTCCGTCGGGGACCCGGCCGGGCCCGGTCCGCTTCCGTCGAGCGGGAACGGCGGCCCGGTCGCGCGCAGCGGCCCGATGATGGGCTCGTGA
- a CDS encoding cytochrome ubiquinol oxidase subunit I, protein MDQYAAFAEVALAGATDNVVPARLQMGVSLGWHIIFSCFGVAFPAIVVFTEWRAHVRGNADLRNLARTWSKAMGVLFAAGAVSGTLLSFEMGILWPGLIERYGEVVGFPFVLEGFAFFIEAIFVGIYLFGWDRMSPRAHMLSALPMIVSGVAGAFFVIAANGWMNNPTGFSVDATGRVVDADPVGAMFGPSTWAQFTHMLIAAYMVTGFTVASVFAVAMLRGRRDRYHRSGLLIPLTAAAIATPFQFGVGDWIANVVAENQPVKLAAMEGHFETGTAVPLSLGGLYVDDELRWALEVPWGLSLLVTHDPNGEVVGLDSVPAEQRPPVNAVHLAYNAMVGIASALVLVALWLGWSWWRRRRIPRSDWFLRAVAVSGVAAVVAMEAGWLTTEIGRQPYIVYGLLRTADAVSPAPGLFLGFYAVVVIYVLLTVLTVVVLRRLAGSHDTPAPQEGSPERQEVFR, encoded by the coding sequence GTGGACCAGTACGCAGCGTTCGCGGAGGTGGCGCTCGCGGGTGCGACCGACAACGTCGTCCCCGCACGCCTGCAGATGGGCGTGTCACTGGGCTGGCACATCATCTTCTCGTGCTTCGGCGTGGCGTTCCCGGCCATCGTCGTGTTCACCGAGTGGCGCGCCCACGTGCGGGGCAACGCCGACCTGCGCAACCTCGCCCGCACCTGGTCCAAGGCCATGGGCGTGCTGTTCGCGGCCGGGGCGGTGTCGGGCACCCTGCTGTCCTTCGAGATGGGCATCCTGTGGCCGGGCCTGATCGAGCGCTACGGCGAGGTCGTCGGCTTCCCCTTCGTGCTGGAGGGCTTCGCGTTCTTCATCGAGGCGATCTTCGTCGGCATCTATCTGTTCGGGTGGGACCGCATGTCGCCGCGCGCGCACATGCTCAGCGCGCTGCCGATGATCGTCTCCGGGGTGGCGGGAGCCTTCTTCGTCATCGCCGCGAACGGCTGGATGAACAACCCCACCGGCTTCTCCGTCGACGCCACGGGCCGGGTCGTCGACGCCGACCCGGTCGGCGCGATGTTCGGCCCGTCGACGTGGGCCCAGTTCACGCACATGCTCATCGCGGCGTACATGGTCACCGGCTTCACGGTCGCGTCGGTCTTCGCCGTGGCGATGCTGCGCGGGCGGCGCGACCGCTACCACCGCTCCGGGCTCCTGATCCCGTTGACGGCGGCCGCGATCGCCACTCCCTTCCAGTTCGGGGTGGGGGACTGGATCGCCAACGTCGTCGCGGAGAACCAGCCCGTGAAGCTGGCGGCGATGGAGGGCCACTTCGAGACGGGGACGGCGGTGCCGCTCTCGCTCGGCGGGCTCTACGTCGACGACGAGCTCCGGTGGGCCCTCGAGGTGCCGTGGGGGCTCTCGCTGCTCGTGACGCACGACCCGAACGGCGAGGTGGTGGGGCTGGACAGCGTGCCGGCGGAGCAGCGGCCGCCGGTCAACGCCGTGCACCTGGCGTACAACGCCATGGTCGGCATCGCGTCGGCGCTCGTGCTGGTCGCGCTGTGGCTCGGCTGGTCGTGGTGGCGACGCCGGCGGATACCGCGCTCGGACTGGTTCCTGCGGGCCGTCGCCGTCTCCGGGGTCGCGGCGGTCGTGGCGATGGAGGCGGGCTGGCTCACCACCGAGATCGGCCGCCAGCCCTACATCGTCTACGGGCTCCTGCGGACGGCCGACGCCGTCAGCCCCGCTCCGGGCCTGTTCCTCGGTTTCTACGCGGTCGTCGTGATCTACGTGCTGCTGACGGTGCTCACGGTCGTCGTGCTGCGCCGCCTGGCCGGTTCGCACGACACGCCCGCCCCGCAGGAGGGGTCCCCGGAGCGGCAGGAGGTGTTCCGGTGA
- a CDS encoding STAS domain-containing protein — translation MDERLGGPPPAPAGAAVSGVDGLVVEVVHPRSGILLVVVRGELVEQTAAQAEHLLARALPSEPHDPRHRVAVDLSGVSAVTAPGLDVLLRLQDRIDAAGGHLELLAPSAPVILLLHEAVSG, via the coding sequence ATGGACGAACGGCTCGGTGGGCCGCCGCCGGCGCCCGCAGGCGCGGCGGTGTCCGGTGTCGACGGGCTCGTCGTCGAGGTCGTCCACCCCCGATCCGGCATCCTGCTCGTGGTGGTGCGCGGCGAGCTGGTCGAGCAGACCGCGGCCCAGGCGGAACACCTCCTGGCCCGCGCTCTGCCGTCGGAGCCCCACGACCCCCGACACCGCGTCGCCGTCGACCTCTCCGGGGTCAGCGCCGTCACGGCCCCCGGGCTCGACGTCCTCCTGCGCCTGCAGGACAGGATCGACGCGGCGGGCGGGCACCTGGAACTGCTCGCGCCGTCGGCGCCGGTGATCCTCCTGCTCCACGAGGCGGTCTCGGGCTGA
- a CDS encoding SRPBCC family protein: MNVRESIVVPASPDAVWRVGGDVGNIADWVPAIEKSHLEGDVRHATFAGGGGDAQERIVERDDAARAYVYEYLSGPLALAHYRSRFAVQEHADGSEVVWTADFAAESPDEEPGLAEAISGIYASALTELKARLTT; this comes from the coding sequence GTGAACGTCCGCGAGTCGATCGTCGTCCCCGCGAGTCCCGACGCCGTCTGGCGGGTCGGCGGCGACGTGGGCAACATCGCCGACTGGGTGCCGGCGATCGAGAAGTCGCACCTGGAGGGCGACGTCCGGCACGCCACGTTCGCGGGCGGGGGTGGCGACGCGCAGGAGCGGATCGTCGAGCGCGACGATGCGGCCCGCGCCTACGTCTACGAGTACCTCTCCGGCCCGCTGGCGCTCGCCCACTACCGCTCGCGCTTCGCGGTGCAGGAGCACGCCGACGGCTCCGAGGTGGTGTGGACGGCCGACTTCGCCGCCGAGTCGCCCGACGAGGAGCCCGGGCTCGCCGAGGCGATCTCGGGGATCTACGCGTCCGCGCTGACCGAGCTGAAGGCACGCCTGACGACATGA